The Filimonas lacunae genomic sequence TGCCACAACTGCCTTGCCAGCGATCATCATACTTACTGCTAACAGTAGGTTTTTCATGTTCATAAACACATCATTTTTTTAATGTTGGGTATTAATCTGTTGACTCTTCCGTTTCTGCCGGATTGCTATTTTCTTCTGCACCACCATTTTCGATTTCGCCACTTGCAGCTTCTCCATTTTCGGATACGCCGTTTTCGCCGTTTTCTTCAGTGGCAGCTACTACTTCTTCCTCTTCAATTTTAGATATAGCAGCAATCTCATCTGTTTCATCCAGTTTAATCAGTTTCACGCCTTGTGTTGCCCTGCCAGCTTCTTTGATGCTGTTTATGGCAGTACGAAGGGTGATGCCTGATTTACAGGTAATGATAAGATCTTCTTTTTCTTCCACATCTACAATTCCTACGAGGTGACCGGTTTTTTCGGTAATGCTGATGGTTTTTACCCCTTTACCACCGCGGTTGGTGATACGGTATTCATCCACTGGCGTTCTTTTACCATAGCCTTTCTCGCTTACTACTAATACGGTTTTAGCGGTCTCTTTTGAGACACATATCATGCCAATAACCTCATCATTCTCGTCGTCAACCTCAATTCCGGTAACGCCTATTGCTCCACGGCCTGTAGTACGAACTTTATCTTCCGGGAAACGGATAGCACGGCCGCTTTTAATAGCCATCAGAATGTCGTTGTTACCATCAGTCATTCTGGCTTCCAGTAACTGGTCACCTTCTACAATATTAATAGCATTCACGCCATTAGCCCGTGGCCTGCTGAATTCTTCCAGTAAGGTCTTTTTAATAATACCTTTCTTGGTACACAGGATAATGTAATGACTGTTTACAAACTCTTTATCAGCCAGATTTTTAACATTAATAATGGTTCTTACCTTATCATCTGTTGGGATCTGAATCAGGTTTTGAATAGCACGACCTTTGCCTTGCTTTTCTCCCTCTGGAATTTCATACACTTTCAACCAATAACAACGGCCTTTTTCGGTAAAGAACATCATGTTATCATGGGTAGATGCCACAAACAGGTGTTCTACATAATCTTCCTGCCTTGTTTTGCTACCTACTGCGCCTCTGCCGCCTCTGCGTTGCTGACGGTATTCTGTTGCTGAAGTGCGTTTAATATAACCCAGATGAGAAATAGTAATTACCACGTTTTCTTCTTCAATCAGGTCTTCAATACGCATTTCATCTGCCATGTATTGAATCTCTGTCTTACGCTTATCGCCAAATTTCTCTTTAACCTCTAATAATTCTGTTTTGATCAGGTCATAACGTAAAGCTTCGTTGCCTAACAATTCTTCCAAACGGTTAATCAACGCCATCAGTTCGTCATATTCTGCCTTAATCTTATCTCTTTCCATGCCTGTTAAACGCTGTAAACGTAATTCCAGGATGGCTTTGGCTTGAATTTCATCAATGCCCCAGCCTGCTGTTACTAACGCGTCTTTGGCTATATCAGGTGTAGAAGAATTGCGAATTAATGCAATCACTTCATCCAGATGATCAAGCGCAATCAGGTAACCTTGTAAAATATGGGCGCGTTCACGGGCCTTCCTTAATTCATATTTGGCACGGCGAATAACCACTTCCATTCTAAACTCAACAAACTCACTGATCAGGTCTCTGAGATGCAGAATTCTAGGACGGCCTCTTACAATTGCTACGTTATTAATACCGTAACTGGTTTGTAATTCTGTGTATTTAAAAAGCTGATTTATAACAACTTGTGCAACTGCGTCTCTTTTTAAAGTTACTACCACACGGGTACCTTCACGCATGTTGCTTTCATTGTTCACATGGGCTATACCCTCTACAATTTTCTCAGTAACTAATTGACCAATGCGATCTGTTAATGCATCACGGTTTACCTGGTAAGGCACATCGGTAATGATGATTTGTTCACGACCACTGTCTTTGGTTTCAACCGTGCACTTACCTCTTAGTACTACGCGGCCACGGCCTGTTAAAAAGCCTTGTTTTACGCCTTCCATACCAAATATGATACCTCCGGTAGGAAAATCGGGCGCTTTTACATATTGTGTAAGCTCTTCAGCGGTAATTTCTTTGTTTTCTATATAAGCCACACAGCCATCAACTACTTCGCCCAGGTTGTGGGGCAGCATGTTAGTAGCCATACCTACGGCAATACCACTACTGCCGTTTACCAGCAAATTGGGTATCCGGGTTGGTAATACGGT encodes the following:
- the gyrA gene encoding DNA gyrase subunit A, which gives rise to MMDENLLPQETSDNDRIILVNIEEQMKTAYIDYSMSVIVGRALPDVRDGFKPVHRRVLFAMNELGNHSNKPYKKSARIVGEVMGKYHPHGDSAIYDTLVRMAQEWSLRYTLIDGQGNFGNQDGDDAAAMRYTEARLEKVAESMLLDIEKETVDFQPNFDDSLEEPTVLPTRIPNLLVNGSSGIAVGMATNMLPHNLGEVVDGCVAYIENKEITAEELTQYVKAPDFPTGGIIFGMEGVKQGFLTGRGRVVLRGKCTVETKDSGREQIIITDVPYQVNRDALTDRIGQLVTEKIVEGIAHVNNESNMREGTRVVVTLKRDAVAQVVINQLFKYTELQTSYGINNVAIVRGRPRILHLRDLISEFVEFRMEVVIRRAKYELRKARERAHILQGYLIALDHLDEVIALIRNSSTPDIAKDALVTAGWGIDEIQAKAILELRLQRLTGMERDKIKAEYDELMALINRLEELLGNEALRYDLIKTELLEVKEKFGDKRKTEIQYMADEMRIEDLIEEENVVITISHLGYIKRTSATEYRQQRRGGRGAVGSKTRQEDYVEHLFVASTHDNMMFFTEKGRCYWLKVYEIPEGEKQGKGRAIQNLIQIPTDDKVRTIINVKNLADKEFVNSHYIILCTKKGIIKKTLLEEFSRPRANGVNAINIVEGDQLLEARMTDGNNDILMAIKSGRAIRFPEDKVRTTGRGAIGVTGIEVDDENDEVIGMICVSKETAKTVLVVSEKGYGKRTPVDEYRITNRGGKGVKTISITEKTGHLVGIVDVEEKEDLIITCKSGITLRTAINSIKEAGRATQGVKLIKLDETDEIAAISKIEEEEVVAATEENGENGVSENGEAASGEIENGGAEENSNPAETEESTD